Proteins from a genomic interval of Drosophila melanogaster chromosome 2R:
- the CG6484 gene encoding uncharacterized protein yields MSKGSVLPQYIAGLSASFGALCMGASIGWSSPVENMITVNTEYGFPISSSQFGWVSSLLTLGATVICIPIGFAIDWIGRRPTMLALIPPYMVGWVLMLFAKNVTMLYFGRFILGMCGGAFCVTAPMYCTEITATALRGTIGSFFQLLIVSGVLYGYLVGAFLPLLTINILCAILPVIFAIIHFFMPESPVYLAMKGRNDDAAKALQWLRGKDADIDDELKEILEESQKQIDMPQVNILSSLRRPIVLKGLGIAVLLQVFQQWTGINAVLFYSASIFEDTGSDISGSDATLIIGVTQVTSTLVAVAIIDKAGRRILLLISGVLMAVSTALMGVYFQLKENDPASMDNFGWLPISSICIFIIFFSIGFGPVPWLVMAELFSEDVKSVAGSIAGTSNWLSAFVVTLLFPILKSSIGPGPTFWIFTAIAVIAFFYSLFFVPETKGKTIIEIQDLLSGGKGVKSDDKSQT; encoded by the exons ATGTCCAAGGGATCGGTGTTGCCACAATATATTGCTGGCTTGTCGGCCAGCTTTGGTGCCCTCTGCATGGGCGCCTCCATTGGTTGGTCCTCGCCCGTGGAGAATATGATAACGGTGAACACGGAATACGGCTTTCCCATTAGCTCCAGTCAGTTCGGCTGGGTATCCTCGCTGCTGACCCTGGGCGCCACTGTGATCTGCATTCCCATTGGTTTCGCCATCGATTGGATCGGCAGGAGACCCACTATGTTAGCCCTAATTCCACCGTACATGGTGGGCTGGGTGCTGATGCTGTTCGCCAAAAACGTGACCATGCTCTACTTCGGACGATTCATTCTTGGCATGTGCGGCGGAGCCTTTTGCGTAACAGCTCCCATGTACTGTACAGAGATTACGGCGACAGCACTACGAGGCACCATCGGATCCTTTTTCCAGCTGCTGATTGTGTCGGGCGTGCTGTACGGCTATTTGGTGGGCGCCTTCCTGCCCCTGCTCACCATCAATATCCTGTGCGCTATTCTGCCCGTAATCTTTGCTATCATACACTTCTTCATGCCGGAGTCACCCGTCTACCTGGCCATGAAGGGACGCAACGATGATGCCGCCAAGGCCTTGCAGTGGCTGCGCGGCAAGGATGCCGATATCGATGACGAGCTCAAGGAGATCCTGGAGGAGTCCCAGAAGCAGATTGATATGCCACAG GTCAACATTCTGTCCTCCCTTCGTCGACCCATCGTCCTGAAGGGTCTTGGAATCGCTGTGCTCCTGCAGGTCTTCCAGCAGTGGACGGGAATCAACGCCGTTCTCTTCTACTCCGCCTCCATTTTCGAGGATACGGGCTCTGACATAAGTGGCAGCGATGCCACGCTTATCATTGGAGTCACCCAAGTGACCAGCACGCTGGTTGCCGTGGCCATTATCGACAAGGCTGGCCGTCGCATCCTGCTCCTTATCTCTGGCGTTCTGATGGCCGTGTCCACTGCACTGATGGGCGTGTACTTTCAGCTAAAGGAGAACGATCCGGCTTCAATGGACAATTTCGGTTGGTTGCCGATCAGCAGTATCTGCATTTTCATAATCTTCTTCTCGATTGGATTCGGACCGGTGCCGTGGCTGGTGATGGCGGAACTCTTCTCGGAGGATGTGAAGAGTGTGGCAGGATCGATTGCCGGCACCAGCAACTGGCTGTCGGCCTTCGTGGTCACGCTGCTCTTCCCAATCCTCAAGAGCTCGATCGGGCCGGGTCCGACCTTTTGGATCTTTACCGCGATCGCGGTCATCGCCTTCTTCTACTCTCTGTTCTTCGTGCCGGAGACCAAGGGCAAGACAATAATCGAAATCCAGGACCTGCTGTCCGGAGGAAAGGGTGTCAAAAGTGATGACAAGAGCCAGACGTGA
- the CG14483 gene encoding uncharacterized protein, isoform C: MGTWVLEVAKMGMYMAFPVTLFHLFNQPEYFEEWVTKKKRELYPPESKSHHEELQRAIREHHAQHDAKMMRAMEEAEGKQKK, from the coding sequence ATGGGAACCTGGGTGCTGGAGGTGGCCAAGATGGGCATGTACATGGCCTTTCCGGTGACGCTATTCCACTTGTTTAACCAGCCGGAATACTTTGAAGAATGGGTGACCAAGAAGAAGCGGGAACTTTATCCGCCGGAAAGCAAAAGCCACCACGAGGAGCTGCAGCGGGCAATCCGTGAACACCACGCCCAGCACGACGCCAAAATGATGCGTGCTATGGAGGAGGCGGAGGGCAAGCAGAAGAAGTAG